The genomic DNA ACCAGGGCGCTGCCCTGGACCCGCCAGGGAGCCAGCCCCCTGGACCCCAATTCGTTCCCCCTGGACCCCAATTCGTTGCCGGGTGGTGAATAGTGACCCATTCAGCACCCCTGCGCCATGATACGTCCACACAACAACCCGGAAATCACTTGGCATGAAAGAGCCTGCGGAAGACACCCCGGTCAACTCCTACGACCCTTTGCAAGAGGAAGATTGCATCGCTCTGTCCAGGGGCATGGAACTGGCCCAGGATATCCCGAACGGTCATGGCGGCTGGCTCTACCGCCGTGGCGAAAAAATTTCCCCGGGCGTGACGGACCGGCTGAAGGAACTGGCGCAAAAAGGTTTCATCGCCAAAATCCTCGCCCAGCCCATCGGCAGCAAAATTCTTGCCGCCGCCACGGCGCAGATGCAAAAAGCCTTCGACATCATGGAGGAGATCCTGGCGCAGGAGAACCTGTCGGTTATGACTGCCGTGGAGATTCTGCGCAATCATGAAGGATTCCGGCAATTTCAGGAGACCGTGCAGCGCAATATGGAGGTCGTCTTTCACAATTTTACGCCGCAGGCCGTCCAACGTCTGAACGAGTTGCAACAACATCACCCCAGCAGCGGCAACCACAGCATCATCACCGGGCTCAATGCGATGAGCCTGTTCAAATCGATTGGTTTGAGCGAAGTGGAGGCCATCAATCGGGTGATGGCCATTGTCCAACACGACCTGGGAAAGACCCGCGTCAGTCTGAGCACCCTGAACTGGCCGGAAGCCCTGAATCCCAATCAATGGAAGGAGATGCAGCTGCACGCCTTCTTCGGCTTTCAGCTTCTCTACGATCCGGAAGACTTCTCCCTGGCCGCCAGTACCGCCATCCTCCACCACGAGTGGTATGCCACCGTACCGGGCAAGGGTTACGGAGGATTGACCCTGTTCCGGCAGGCCCTGCAACAGCAGTATGGCCTGGACATGCTCCAAAAGCTGTACGAATGGGGACCGTCCGTCGTCGAGGTCGCCCAACAGGCCGCCATTGTGGACATGGTAGCCGCCCTGGAGGAGATCCGCTCCTATAAAAAACGCATTGGCCCTTTCAAGGTGCTGGTCATCATGGTTGGCGACGCGGTCATGGGTCATTTCAATCCCCGACTCTTTGCCGCCTGGTACCACCAATACCGGCAAGACAATCCCAAACTGCTTCCCCGGGGATTCCATGTCGCCCTGCCCAGAGAGATCGAACGCCGGGGATTTGCCAAACCCCGGGAGGTGCATCTCACCATTCCCCTCGCCGTGCTGACCCTGGAGGAGTTGCACAGCCTCGGCATCAGCGACGACCTTCTGGGCGGCGCCACCGTGGATCGCATCCGACGACGCGGCGGTCTCCCCATCGAAGAGGCCAGGACAATCTGGGACAAAGCCGGTATCGACGGAGAGATGGACGACGCCCTGCACCGTCTGGGCATCTCCATCAGAAAAACATCCCTCAAGGTGGAAGAGCAGGTGATCGTTCTGCAAACCATCCGCCGCTGGATCACCATCGAACAATTGGAACAGGTCGACCTACTCCCCACCCTGATGGCACAACGTTTCTCCCCTGATGTCATTCGCAAGGAGGGGGGGATCTCGCTGGAGAGGCTGACCAGCCGGGGCAGTGTGCGCCTGATCATGGCCCGCCTGCAAAAAAACAATCTGGATCGAGGTAAACTCCACCCCATCCTGCTGCCTGCCTACGAGTTCCGCCTGTCGCCCAAACAACTGGACCAGTTGGGTCTGACCCAGGTTCTGACCGGAAAAGAGATCAAAATTCCTCCCTATGGCATGCGGGTGGACCAACTGGCCCACCTCAATATTTTCCATGCCCACGACACCTCACGCCACGCCACCCCGGCGCACGCGCACCATACTCCGTACACTCCCGAACTTCTTGCCCGTCTCGGCCACGAAACAGAAGTCAAAATCTTCTATGACATCCTGGTGGTGGAGGAGATCGACGGCGTCACCCGCGCCAAGGTCGCCTTTACCAGAGAAGGGGACTCCTGGCACGACATGTGCGCCGCCCCCCCGGACAAACTGGATGCCCTGCAGGCCCACCTGCTGAAAATCGGCGTGGTGGAGATGGATTTCAGCAAAGTGATCGAACTTCCCGACCTGAATCACGTCCAGATGGGGGAGCACTGGCCAAAATTTCCCGACTGAAAGCGACGCAGGCGGAATTCCGCCTGCCCGGTCCAACAACCCAATGGCCTCCACACCTTCGCGAAGAGGGTATCTCGTCTGGCCGTAACTATTCACCACCCTTGCAAGAAAAGCCTGGACAGGAAAGCCTTTGTCAGGGCTTCGCCCCGAACCCCGCCAGGGCGCTGCCCTGGACAAAGCCAGGGAGCCAGCCCCCTGGACCCCGATTCGTTGGCGGGTGGTGAATCGTTACGTCTGGCCTTGATGGACCACAAACGCTGTGGTGGTTTTCCCGCTCTGACGCGGACCGAGCAGCGCCACAGCCGGGTTTCGCTCCAGGCTGCGTTCAATGTGGGTTTGTCGTCTTCTGGGTATCATCCTGGCAATTCTTCCATACCGTGGAAGATTTGCATGGTAAAAGTCGTTTTCACTCCAACCAACCCGCCAAGGTCGCCAGCGGCCCCAGGGGCACAGGCGTTGCGCACCCCTCTGGCATGAAGGAGACCACCTCCTGTTGCACCAGGCGCTGTACGTGCTCCAACCCGATGCAGAGTTCCGGAGAGCCCGGCACCGGCAGGCGCGTTCGTACCGACAGCCCGGAAAACTCCTGGTGCAGATTTTCCAACATGGTGTGACAGGCCACGAGCAGCGCTCGACAGGCCGGCTCGTGGCCACGCAAGGCCAACGTCACCCTGGCGCTCTCCACCTGCAAGGTGAGCCGCGCCTGGGCCTCTCCGGCGGAGTCCTGCAAAATCACGCCACGCCGCCACCAAAGTCCGGGAACCACCAGCCCGCGCAACCGAGCCATGATCCAGGTCAACAAGCCCGGGGGAACACCCCAGGGGTAGTCATGGACGCAAACCACCGGCACCCCGTCCCAGCGCGCAGGTTCAGGCACTTCCCGGGGCAACAAGGCTGGAATCAGCAGATCCCCGTTCGCCAGGGGGAGGGCACAACCCCACTCTTCCAGACATGCCAGCAGTTGGGAAAGATCGACCCCTGCCGCCAGTTGGGGCAAAACAGCCGACTCGACAAGACCACCGTTGCGCGCCAGGGCCGGGGCATTGAGGAGACGGCTCATGACCTGGCTGCCCCATTCGGGATGGCAATAACTCCCCTGCCCACCGGGAAGAAGCAGACCCAGGCGGCACAAAATCTCCGTCAAATCCTCCCGGGCACGGGGCTCGGCAATCCCGGCCTTGCCGTAGGTCTCTCCCAGGCTCTCCCGGGTCCACGTCAGGGCGTCGTCCGCCTCGATCTGCTGCCGCGCCATCTGCCAGGCCTCCGGCAACAGGGCACGCACGCTCGCCAGCGTCGCCGCAGCGCGCAAAACAGCCTGCCGCAACGCCGCCATCCCCTCACCCGTGCGGGCGGAAACCCGAGGCACCACCTCCCGTATCACCGCATGACGCTGTTGCCAAACTTCCCACTCCGGCTCCAGAAGCGTCTGATCGGAACGGGTACAGGCCACGATGACGGGACTCTCCACCCCGAACCTGCTGACCAGACCCAACCAACGATCCACCTGCCGCCAAGCCTCCCCGGCCCGGTCATCCACCACCAGCAGGATAAGAATCCCCGGAGTGATCATGTGCGCATAAACACCCTGCGCCGCCTCCGAACCAGCCAGCTCCCAAACATTCAACCGCACCGCCTGACCCGGTTCGCCACCTGACGCCGGCGTGTCCGGCACACTCCAGACCCGAATGGTCAACACACCCGACGGCGACTCCGCAGCAACGTAGGGCTCCTCCCGCAAACGCCGGATCAAGGCGCTTTTACCCACGCCCGGCGCACCCACAACCACCAGACGCCCCTCTCGCAGTGGTACACGGTTGGTGGCGTCCCGTTCCCGGGAGCTGGCCCGGATGGCCTCCACATCCTCCGGATTGGCCAACAACGCCTCAGGCACCGTCAACAAGGGATTGCCCCGCAAATCAAGCTGGACCAGAGAGGTCAGGCGATACATCCCGACCGGCAAATCCTGGAGTTGGTTATCCCTGAGATCGAGACGCTGCAATGCAGCCAGATCTCGCAGAGAGACCGGCAAAGCGGTCAGGGCGTTCCCGGAGAGAAACAACAACTCCAAAGCCGACAACTGACCGATCTCCTCGGGAAGCGAGATCAAACGGTTGTCCTGGATCGACAACTCCCGCAACCGGGTCAAAGCACCCATCCCGGAAGGGAGCGCGGTCAGGAGATTGTGACGCAGGATCAACCTTTGCAGACCAGTCAAGGCCATAACGACCGGCGGCAACGCCGTCAAACCATTGCCATCCAGCCACAGATAGACCAGCGCGGCCATGGAGGCCATTTGCTCAGGCAAGTGTCGAATCCGGTTGCGTCGCAGATCCAGCAATTCCAGGGAGGTCAGTTGGGCAATCTCGGGAGGCAGCGTCGTCAGACGATTATCGGCCAAAAACAGGCGACGAACGTGGACAAAGCGGCCAATCTCAGCCGGCAGATCCTGAAGATCCAGGCCACTCAGATCCAGAACATCGATCCGATCCTGATAGGCCGTGTCAAGTATGTGCAGAAGGGTGTCCCTGTCCATCGCGGCAACAAACCTTCCCGGTCCGACAAACGACCTTTCAAGGCGTCAGCACCTGACGGGAGGAACGATCACCCTCCAACCGCCCCAGAATACGCCGCTTTTCCCGAATGTCCGACCAAGCCTGGTCGTGCAGGCCCATCTTCTCCAACACGCGGCTGCGATACCCCAGGGCCAGCGAATCACGCGGATTCAACCGCAATGCCTCGTTCAAATCTTCGAGCGCCATGCGGTACACCCCCTTCTGGGCATAGACCCAACCCCGGCGCCGGTGCAACGTGGACAACACCTGGGGCGTCAGATTGCCCTTTTCCAGGCTGCCCGCATCCATGATGGCCCAGGTATACCGGTCGATCGCCTCTTCCAAACGCCCGTTCTGGGCATACTTGTCCCCCTCACGAATGTCGTCGAACATGCCCGCTACGGCCATCATGGGCGCAACCAACAAAAATGCCAGGGCAACGACAATGCGGATCATCAAGTAGCTCCTTCTCCCAAGCCTTGGGGAGTATCCTTCCCCCCAATCTCCAGTGCGTGACGTCCCGTTCCATGGCACGGCCCAGACTATGTTCGACGTTCAAACCGACAACCGGTATGCCGGTCACCCTAGCAAAATCAATTCCACCTCATGATGATTTTGCAACCACATGTCATAAAAGGATTATCACCCCCTTCCCTCCCCCGGAAACCATGCGCCCCGACGGAAAACTGGCATCCGCTTCACGCTATCGAAAGAATCTTTCAGGGATTCATTGAAAAACAACTCCATCCGTGTTACTGAAAAATTATTTTTACACTCAAGTGCATGGAGCAGCAGAGGGGATCACTCTCATGTCACCCCAGTCGGTCGCCAAACACCTGCAACTTCTCCAGGAACGGCTTGACCAGGTCAACAAGGCCTGGACCAGCAAGGATCAGGAACTTCTTTTGGGTTTGTTCATTCAACTATTGCCGGAGTTGTTCCACGCCGAGTGGTGCCGGATCTACCACACCAAACCAGACGGTGTGCGCCTCTGGTATCGCCACGACACCGACCAACCCCGAGGCGCCGTCGCCACGCCGCCAACCGGCAGTCTTGCCGAACAGGTTTTGACCACCGGCAAAACCCTGTTGCACAACGCCTCCTCTGCCCCGCTGCACCCGGATGATGGCCCACCCATACGCAACGGCATCTGCACCCCGATTCGCAGCCTGGCCGGTCCGGACATTCTGGGGTGCGTCGATATCCGCAACCGCCGCACCAACGACCCTTTCACCATGGCCGACCGGACACTCATCCAGGAAACGGCCCGCACCCTGGCCTTTCACCTGGAAATTTCCACCCTCAGTCGGGAAATCATGGCCATCACCCATCAGGTGCGCGACGATATGGACCTGTTCCGCCAACAACGCTTCGATGCTGTGGAAGTCGTCACCCGCAGCCAGAAAATGCGGGATCTGCTGAATCTGGTCCACAAGGTGAGCGCTGTTCCGGTCAATGTCTTCATCACCGGCGAGAGCGGTACCGGCAAGGAAGTGATCGCTCAAATCATCCACCGCAGCAGCGATCGCAGCCAGGGCCCGTTCGTACCCGTCAACTGCTCATCCATTCCTGAGCACCTAATGGAGAGCGAATTCTTCGGCCATGAGAAAGGGGCCTTCACCGGCGCCCATACCAGCCGGATCGGTCGCTTTGAAGAGGCCTGCGATGGCACCCTGTTCCTGGACGAAATTGCCGATATGCCACTCTCCGTCCAGCCAAAATTTTTGCGGGCCATCCAGGAGGGAGAAGGGGCGCGGGTCGGCAGCAACCACATCCGTTCCTACGACTTTCGCCTGATCAGCGCCTCCTACCGGGATCTGCGCGAGGAGGTCGCCCAGGGAAAATTTCGCGAAGATCTCTTCTTCCGGCTCTTTTCGGTGGAGATCGCCATCCCCCCGCTCCGGGAACGCCAGGATGACATCGCTCCCCTGGCACGTCTGTTCCTGGAACGAACATGCCTGAAATTCAAGAAACAGGTCCGCGGCTTTGCAGCAGAAACCCTGGACAGATTTGAAAATTATGCCTGGCCGGGCAATGTCCGGCAGCTGCAACACGAGATCGAACGCCTCGTGGCCCTGGCCCAGGATGGCGAGACCCTCCGCCTGGAACACTGCTCGCGGCGCATCCAGGATGATCTCCCCCAGCCAGACCCCCCGCATATTCTCCCAGGTACACCCTCCGAAATGTCCTCCTTTTCCCTGGCAGAAAACCGCAGAGTGATGGAGACGCAGCTCATCCGCAAAACCCTGGACAAGACTGGCGGCAATCGAATCAAAGCCGCACAACTGCTGGGCATCACGCGCCAATCCCTGCATGGCAAAATCCGGCTCTATGGGTTGGCCCCGACGACAACGGCAACCAAACCATGGCGCACCCAACCCCGACAAACCAGACAGCCTCCGAGAAAGGGGGCCAAATCATGAGTGATGAAACAACCCTGGAGCCACCCGCCCCAGAAACCGGGTGCTGCATTCCACTTGTCGAGCAAAATCCGGACGGTGTTGTGGTCATGCAACCGGATGGAAAAATTCTCTATGCCAACCCCGCTGCCGAACTCCTTTTTGGTCAGGAGAGGGGAAAAATGCCGGGAGGCTCCCTGGGGTTTCCCACAACGCCTGGTGACAACCGCGAAATCACCATTCCCATGGCCGATCACCCCCCCCGCATTGCCGAACTTCGCACGGTCCGTTTTACCCAGAACGAGGGTGAACCACTCCTGGCTGCCATATTCCGGGATGTGACCGAACGCAGACGCCTGGAGCAGGATCTGATGGTGGCCAAGGAGCGCGCCGAAACCGGCGTGCGCGCCAAAAATCGCTTCCTGGCCAGCATGAGTCACGAGTTGCGTACCCCGTTGAATGCCATCATCGGTCTGACCAGCCTCCTGCTGGGACGGGGTTCCGGCCCACTCACCGGGCTTCAGGAAGAGTTCCTACGTGATGTTTATCGCAGTGGTCACCATCTGCTCTCCCTCATCGACGATATCCTCAACTGGTCCCATCTTGCGCGTGGGGAGATCGACTTGAAACTCTCCCAGGTGCCCGTTGGGGAGTTTCTTGCCGAACGTCTTGCCGAAGCCTGCGAGGAGGCCGAAGAGAAGGAGATCCTGTTGACGGGTGACTGGTCCCGCGCCCCGAGGCTTGCCCCCATGGATGAAAACCTCATCTCCCGGGTCGTCCATGCCCTGCTCTCCAACGCCATCAAATTCACACCCGAGAGAGGAAAAATTTTTTTACAGGCACAACGCCTCCCCGCCGACGACTCCAACGGCAAACCCCAACTGAGAGTCAGCGTCACCGATACCGGCATCGGTTTGACCTCAGAAGAGATCGACCGTATCTTCGAGCCTTTCGATCAGGCCGACGAGCACGAGACCATCCCTTATGCCGGCTGCGGCGTCGGCCTCTCCCTGACCCGCAGCCTTGTGGAACTCCATGGCGGACGTATCTGGGTGGAAAGCCCCGGGCGCCAACAGGGAAGTACGTTCACTTTTCTCCTGCCCGTTTGAATCGTTACCCCCTATGGTAACTTTTCATCCTTCTTTTGCCCACACGGAATACCTTGGCGCCGAGCATGCTTGAACTCGAAAGCGGGCGCATGCAGAGCATTGTGACACCCTCGGCACAAGGGCTCGGACTGATCGGCAGCAAGGTGTTTGATCCTGGCCCCTCCCTCCCGGGCATGTTCCCGGCCAGCCCCATGACAGGATTCACACTGCACCCCCGCCAGATGCGGGGTGACTCCCTTCTCGACAAACCCCCCCGGCAGGGCAAAACCGACCGTGTGACAGACAAGGCAGTCGGGATCAAAATCCTTGTTGACCTTCTCCAGGGTTGGCAACGCCCGGGCATGCGGCGATTTTTGCCAAGCCTCGAACGGGGCTGCATGGCAGGAACGACACGGCTGCGCACCCACGAAAGGTCCGGTATCGCCCTGGCGTTTGGCCCGCAATTGGGCAATACGCTCCTGATTGGCCAACTTGACCCGCTCCGTATACGCTGCATACCAGGGGAACATGCGCGGCGCATGTCCCAGATCCGCACCCAGATCGACCACCCGGTGTCGCCAATCGGCGATATGGCCCTGATCATCCAGGTTGAGATCCAGCACCCCCAGGCGCATCCCCCACTTTTCCGGACGCACAACCAGGGTCTTCCCAACCCGGAGCGGTTCACCAGGAGGTCCATCCGTTCCTGCAAGCAGGAGATCCACATGCGACAGGGGCAGCCGTGCCACATGGTCTGGATGCACGGCTGTGGCCAGAATCACCATGGCGCCCTCGTTCTTGGCCCCGGCCAGGCGTTGCGCCAACGTCTCCAACGTGTTGTCAACAGGATAAATGGGGTTGCCTCCTCCTGTCCTGGGTTCCCGTTCCGGATCCAGCCAGGCAAAAAACGCCGCCTTCCGCGCACCACGCCGAATCAGCCGCATGACCGGAAACTCGGCGCCGCGCCAATTGCTGGCCACCCAGGGAAGGGAAACCTGTCCAAGAAATGCACGGCCAAACACCAGATCGGGCCACTGCAAGCCGACAGCGTCATAATGCAACAGGTCAAATCCCTGCAAAATAAACTCCGCCTTGACCCGCTCCGTCACCCCGCCATGCGCCAAAAGCCCCCCATGGGCTATCGCGATGGCTTCCGGTTTTTCGGCCCGCAACCGGTCCAACATGACAGCATGCCGATCCAGACCACCAAAATCGCTCTCCGCCGCACACCCGCAAGGCTCCAGATGTCCTGCCAGATTGCCCGAGTAGATGATGGTCAAACCGGAGCTATCCGCCGCCTCGGCACAAGCGGCCAACAAAACCAACAGACTTGCCAACAAACATGATACGCGCTGCATGGACATGATCCTCTCCTTCGGCGCCGTTTTTTTCAGCCAAATTTGCAACTCTTCAGCACCCCTGCAAAAAAAGCCCGGATATGAAAGCCTTTATCAGGACTTCGCCCCGAACCTCGCCAGGACACTGTCTCAGGCCCTGCCAGGGAGCCAGCCACCTGGACCCCGATGCGTCGCCGGGCTTCTGAATTGGTTACGGAAAAACGACCTGGATAGTGACTGCGAAGTACGGAAAAAATTGCCTCGTTCTTCAAATGGGACTAATATGCGAGAATAGCACGGGTGCTTGAGGCGGTGGTACGTCGTGCGGGACGCTGTCGATGGCACATGGATCAGAACCCTCTCCTTTTTCGCAGGTTATCGGACGCCATGAGTGACGATCGTTTTTTGATGCCGGAGGAGCTTTGGTTGGGACAACCATCCATCGATGCCCAGCACGCGGTTCTGTTCGCTCTTTTCGACGAGGTCAAAAGGGCGTTGCGTGACCACACGGAAGGCTTTGCCATGGGTTTTGTCCTTGCCGGGCTGCGCACCTACACCAAAACCCACTTCAAGTTTGAAGAGACCATGATGTCACCTGACGGCTATTCGGGCCGGACCGCCCATCTGGTCGAGCACCGTGCATTCGAGAAGCAGGTGGAAAGTTTGGGTGATCGTTTTCTGGCTATCCACGATCCAGATGAAAAACACCAACTGGCAGAAGAGACCCAGGCGTTTCTCTACAGCTGGTTGGCAAATCATATCACTGTGATTGACAAAAAATTTTGCAAAATTCTGGAGGGACGCGCCTCCATCTGATCCGCACACTCGCGCTTGTGGCATCCCGGTTGGCCGTGTCTCGCCCGGGCGCGGCGCGTTAACTTGAAATGGTGAAAAGTGATGTCCATTGTCGCTGCCCAGCAGGGTCATACGTTCGTTATCCAGATTGCGGGTGAACTCACCTATCGGCTGTATGGTGACTTCATGCGCGCTGTCCAGACCATGCACAAGGACGCCTCTTCCCTGGTGGTTGACTTGGTCCAGACCAGTCATATCGACAGCGCCGGCATGGGCATGCTGCTGATGATGCGGGAAATGGCCGGCGGAGATACCGCCCGGATCTCCCTGATCAATGCCAGTATGAAAGTCCGTAACGCCCTCCTCATGGCCCAGTTTCAGGATCTGTTTCGGATCACCTGAATAAAACCACCCCCTCCATAAAGTATCTTGCCACTTGTCAGGGCGTTGCCCCAAACCCCACCAGGAGGAAGGGCACAGCCCTTCCTCCTGGATCTCCATCCCAGTCTTTCAATGGCATTTTTTTTGGGGCGTTGCCCCAAACCCCACCAGGAGGAAGGGCACAGCCCTTCCTCCTGGACCTCCATCCCGGTCTTTCATTCGTTTTTGGGTTCTCAGTTGCCCCAAAGAAGCAACGACAAGGCCATCGCTGTCTCCAGGGCCTTGGGGCCCTGGTCGTCCACCATGCGCTCGACAAGCCGCAGCAGGCGTCCCGTATCCTGACCGATGTGACCCATGATGGCCTTGCGCCATGCATCAACCTTCTTTTGCCCATAGCGGGAGTCGATGTGTTGCCGCCAGTTACCGGGAAAAGCCTGGGGCGCCTGTTGATAATACCTGTGCGCACTATGAACCATGTCGGCCAACTCTTCTGGATTGAAACTGAGCAGCAGAGAGGGAACGGCAACGACCTTGACGTTGTCGATGGCGGCCTCCAGGGTCGAGCCACACCAACCGGCGAAGGCCTCAAAAATGATGCGGGTATGGTCGATACGGGTGCGATCCACATCACGCAGATGCCAATCCATGATCTCCTGGATGGGAATCTCGCTGTGACGTTTTTCGGTATCGAACGGCCCCCGGTTGGCACGCCAATGGGCCGTGGGCGTGTTGACAAAGTCGCCGAAGGCTGTGCTGTAGTAAAAATCCCCTATTTCGGCCAGCAGGTTGCCGGCAACATCCAAAAACTGGATCCTGACTCCCAGGCGCGCCCGGTCATCGCTGCCACCCATGACATAAATCGGCGTAAAATCATACGCAAGCCGCAACAGGGGACGGCGGAAATCCCGATAGACGCGCTGGGCATTCCGGCTGTTCTGGTCATCAAAGTGAAGTTGGCCCTCGCGGAGTTGCACAACGGAGACGCGCCCATCCTGTCGACCCTGGCGCGGCGCGACAACATCCCCGGTCTCGCCACACCCCTCCGGCATGGGTGAAGAAACCCAGCCATTGCCAGGATGCATGGCATCCGGACGGTTGAAGTCGTCCTGAAAGATCGGATCGTCACCCGCAGCAGTTCCGGGAGCAAGCGACACAAAAAAAAACCCCAGCAACAGGACGAGCCCGGGTACCCATGCGGTGCGACGATACTCCGGCCACGGGGTCATGCCGTCGTAACCACTCACCACCCGGCAACGAATCGGGATCCAGCGGGCCGGCTCCCTGGCAGGTCCAGGACAGAGTCCCGGTGGGATTCGGGGCGAAGCCCTGACAAAGGCTTTCATGTCCATAACCATTCACCACCCGACCACGCATCGGGATCCAGGGGACCGGCTCCCTGGCAGGTCCAGGACAGAATCCTGGTGGGGTTCGGGGCGAAGCCCTGACAAAGGCTTTCATGTCCATAACCATTTACCACCCGACCACGCATCGGGATCCAGGGGACCGGCTCCCTGGCAGGTCCAGGACAGAGTCCTGGTGGGGTTCGGGGCGAAGCCCTGACAAAGGCTTTCATATCCAGGTTTTCCTGAGATGGTACTGAATAGCTACATGCCGCCTTCCCATGCCTGAGGCAAGCGTCCCTGACTACAGCCTGTCGCGATAGTGCTTGTAGAATTGCATGACCCGGACGACATACTGCCTGGTCTCCTCATAAGGGGGGATCTGGTTGCCATAGCGCCGAACGGCATTTTCGCCAGCATTGTAGGCGGCGAGAGAGAGCTGAAGGTTGTTGTTGAACAGGCGGAGCAGATCGCGCAGATAGCGGCTGCCGCCGTCAACATTCGACTCTGGATCCCGGCGATTGAGCACCCCATAGCGGTCGGCGGTCTCCGGCATCAGCTGCATCAGCCCCACAGCGCCTTTGGGAGAAGTGGCATCTGGATCGTAGCTCGACTCGGCGCGAATGACGGCATGCACCAAAGCCTCATCCAGCTCATAGCGAGCGGCAGCGGCTCGAACGACGTTGCCAAACCGCTGCGCAGTGGCTGCAACGCCCTGCTCCGAAGGCATGACCCGCACGCCATCCTTCTTCTTGGGAAAACGAATCAGCAAATGGTAGCGCGGATCATCCGCCCGATCTGTCAGGTGGATAACCCCCTTTTGATCGACAAACGTAAAGATATCAGCCCAGGCCGAGTGCACACCCACGAACCAGACCGCCAGAAACCCCACGACGGCAGCCAGGGGCACCCTCATCGTCTCTTCCCGCCATGCTCGGGCAAAACGACCGGGCCAAAAAGTGATTTTTCTCGTTCTCCCGGGCAACAGTTCAATCTGAACGCCCTCCCTTTTGCTTGATCTATCGTATCCTATCGTCATCCCTTGTAGCAGATGGAAACAACAAAAGCAAGCAAATCCTTCCCATTTCCTGTCCGGCAACAACAAATCGCAGCCCATGGAATAAATTTTTCCTGTAAAAATAACATGTTTAATGGACATATGTACCCATGATCATTTTGTCGGCATCCAGACGGGGAAAAAGTGATTATTTCCTTTGCAGGTTGACCATAAATTATGCAGAATTTTCGTTTTGGTGAGCACATTCTGCCATGGATTTTTTCGTTTTTCCTTTGCATACATAAAGTTATTAGTTATGGTCTATTT from Magnetococcales bacterium includes the following:
- a CDS encoding lytic transglycosylase domain-containing protein, translating into MRVPLAAVVGFLAVWFVGVHSAWADIFTFVDQKGVIHLTDRADDPRYHLLIRFPKKKDGVRVMPSEQGVAATAQRFGNVVRAAAARYELDEALVHAVIRAESSYDPDATSPKGAVGLMQLMPETADRYGVLNRRDPESNVDGGSRYLRDLLRLFNNNLQLSLAAYNAGENAVRRYGNQIPPYEETRQYVVRVMQFYKHYRDRL
- a CDS encoding sigma-54-dependent Fis family transcriptional regulator, giving the protein MSPQSVAKHLQLLQERLDQVNKAWTSKDQELLLGLFIQLLPELFHAEWCRIYHTKPDGVRLWYRHDTDQPRGAVATPPTGSLAEQVLTTGKTLLHNASSAPLHPDDGPPIRNGICTPIRSLAGPDILGCVDIRNRRTNDPFTMADRTLIQETARTLAFHLEISTLSREIMAITHQVRDDMDLFRQQRFDAVEVVTRSQKMRDLLNLVHKVSAVPVNVFITGESGTGKEVIAQIIHRSSDRSQGPFVPVNCSSIPEHLMESEFFGHEKGAFTGAHTSRIGRFEEACDGTLFLDEIADMPLSVQPKFLRAIQEGEGARVGSNHIRSYDFRLISASYRDLREEVAQGKFREDLFFRLFSVEIAIPPLRERQDDIAPLARLFLERTCLKFKKQVRGFAAETLDRFENYAWPGNVRQLQHEIERLVALAQDGETLRLEHCSRRIQDDLPQPDPPHILPGTPSEMSSFSLAENRRVMETQLIRKTLDKTGGNRIKAAQLLGITRQSLHGKIRLYGLAPTTTATKPWRTQPRQTRQPPRKGAKS
- a CDS encoding STAS domain-containing protein, coding for MSIVAAQQGHTFVIQIAGELTYRLYGDFMRAVQTMHKDASSLVVDLVQTSHIDSAGMGMLLMMREMAGGDTARISLINASMKVRNALLMAQFQDLFRIT
- a CDS encoding hemerythrin family protein, which produces MSDDRFLMPEELWLGQPSIDAQHAVLFALFDEVKRALRDHTEGFAMGFVLAGLRTYTKTHFKFEETMMSPDGYSGRTAHLVEHRAFEKQVESLGDRFLAIHDPDEKHQLAEETQAFLYSWLANHITVIDKKFCKILEGRASI
- a CDS encoding PAS domain-containing sensor histidine kinase is translated as MSDETTLEPPAPETGCCIPLVEQNPDGVVVMQPDGKILYANPAAELLFGQERGKMPGGSLGFPTTPGDNREITIPMADHPPRIAELRTVRFTQNEGEPLLAAIFRDVTERRRLEQDLMVAKERAETGVRAKNRFLASMSHELRTPLNAIIGLTSLLLGRGSGPLTGLQEEFLRDVYRSGHHLLSLIDDILNWSHLARGEIDLKLSQVPVGEFLAERLAEACEEAEEKEILLTGDWSRAPRLAPMDENLISRVVHALLSNAIKFTPERGKIFLQAQRLPADDSNGKPQLRVSVTDTGIGLTSEEIDRIFEPFDQADEHETIPYAGCGVGLSLTRSLVELHGGRIWVESPGRQQGSTFTFLLPV
- a CDS encoding tetratricopeptide repeat protein, with translation MIRIVVALAFLLVAPMMAVAGMFDDIREGDKYAQNGRLEEAIDRYTWAIMDAGSLEKGNLTPQVLSTLHRRRGWVYAQKGVYRMALEDLNEALRLNPRDSLALGYRSRVLEKMGLHDQAWSDIREKRRILGRLEGDRSSRQVLTP